One region of Skermanella mucosa genomic DNA includes:
- the parS gene encoding type II RES/Xre toxin-antitoxin system antitoxin: protein MADPADRYPAASGREDVQRVVELLGGSRVFRHELRTPLEAHDMLMQGLPGRALDHLFGNLVVLKRSNSLDRAVGMSLRTLQRRRESPEKPLGQEQSGRAWKFAEILAKATEVFGSQEEAEQWLDRPATGLDQRRPIDLLATPAGVEMVQDFLHRLEYGVYT from the coding sequence ATGGCTGACCCGGCCGACCGGTATCCGGCAGCGTCCGGCAGGGAAGATGTGCAGCGGGTCGTGGAGTTGCTCGGCGGGTCCAGGGTTTTCCGCCATGAGCTCAGGACGCCGCTGGAGGCGCACGACATGCTCATGCAAGGGCTGCCGGGTCGGGCGCTCGACCATCTTTTCGGAAATCTTGTGGTTCTCAAAAGATCCAACTCACTCGACAGGGCCGTCGGGATGAGCCTGCGCACCCTGCAGCGGCGACGGGAATCCCCTGAAAAGCCGCTTGGCCAGGAGCAGAGCGGCCGGGCCTGGAAGTTCGCCGAGATCCTCGCCAAGGCGACCGAGGTATTCGGTTCGCAGGAGGAGGCGGAACAATGGCTGGACCGGCCCGCCACCGGCCTGGACCAGCGTCGCCCGATCGACCTGCTCGCGACGCCGGCCGGCGTGGAGATGGTTCAGGACTTCCTGCATCGACTGGAATACGGCGTCTACACGTGA